Proteins encoded in a region of the Zea mays cultivar B73 chromosome 2, Zm-B73-REFERENCE-NAM-5.0, whole genome shotgun sequence genome:
- the LOC118476234 gene encoding uncharacterized protein, which yields MIIGFCLLWMESKEENVALTIIQRDNTLSIDESLLMSLSHNKPKKSVTTTIVPKDYICTQGDLALIDWIKEIPCEPRVEVVLIDDAFVERKWMECLFQPDAYLGDEVIDCYINLIKAQEHLKCRSGGRVHIENAFQFNFLKRDGDVETKTDELYPSKDMAQISSAERRVLLYLDHDMVFIPINIREMHWYLAVINARNMEIQVLDSLGTSSGRNDLIATLLVWPLSTKLYRVLDRG from the exons ATGATTATAGGTTTTTGTCTCCTGTGGATGGAATCTAAAGAGGAAAATGTTGCACTTACAATCATCCAAAGAGATAATACATTATCTATAGATGAATCTCTACTAATGTCCTTGTCTCATAACAAGCCAAAAAAATCGGTGACTACTACAATAGTTCCGAAAG ATTATATTTgcacgcagggtgatcttgcacTCATCGATTGGATTAAAGAAATCCCTTGTGAACCAAGGGTAGAAGTCGTGCTTATTGATGATGCTTTTGTGGAAAGGAAGTGGATGGAATGCCTATTTCAACCGGACGCATATCTAGGTGATGAG GTGATAGACTGttacataaatttaataaaaGCTCAAGAGCATCTAAAATGCCGATCTGGAGGTCGTGTACacatagaaaatgcttttcagtTCAACTTTCTAAAGCGAGACGGTGATGTTGAAACTAAAACAGATGAGTTATATCCAAGTAAAGACATGGCACAAATATCTAGCGCTGAAAGAAGAGTTTTACTTTATCTAGACCATGACATG GTGTTTATTCCAATAAATATCCGAGAAATGCACTGGTATCTTGCTGTGATCAATGcaagaaatatggagatacaagTGCTCGACTCACTTGGTACATCATCCGGTCGCAATGACCTCATTGCCACT CTCCTCGTGTGGCCTCTTTCTACTAAACTATATCGAGTACTGGACAGGGGATGA